A part of Antechinus flavipes isolate AdamAnt ecotype Samford, QLD, Australia chromosome 6, AdamAnt_v2, whole genome shotgun sequence genomic DNA contains:
- the LOC127539820 gene encoding olfactory receptor 472-like translates to MSGNNCTAVTGFILLGLTDDPTLRVILFVIFLGVYVVTLVGNLSIIILIRNSSQLHTPMYLFLSNLAFVDMGFSSSVTPLMLMHYFGNIIVIPLGGCVAQFCFASIFGATECFLLAVMAYDRYVAICSPLLYSTNMSTRVCTLLLIMSYVGGFVNSWTFTGCLLNRSFCGPNKINHFFCDYSPLLELSQAQEDLAEILPPTFAGFVIMITVFIILISYAYILFSILKINSTEGRSKAFSTCTSHLTAVTLYYGTITFIYVMPESSYSTNENKVVSVFYTVMIPMLNPLIYSLRNNEVKGALRKLMSRKRLFL, encoded by the coding sequence ATGTCTGGCAATAACTGCACTGCTGTGACTGGATTCATTCTTTTGGGGTTAACAGATGATCCCACCCTTCGTGTCATCCTCTTTGTGATATTTCTGGGTGTCTACGTTGTCACCTTAGTTGGTAACCTTAGCATAATTATATTGATCAGAAATAGCTCTCAGCTTCACACTCCAATGTATCTTTTCCTCAGTAACTTGGCTTTTGTGGATATgggattttcctcatctgtcacacCTCTCATGCTCATGCACTACTTTGGGAACATAATAGTAATTCCTCTGGGAGGTTGTGTGGCCCAATTTTGTTTTGCATCCATCTTTGGGGCAACTGAATGCTTCTTATTGGCTGTGATGGCTTATGATCGATATGTGGCTATCTGTAGCCCGCTGCTGTACTCCACCAACATGTCAACTAGAGTCTGCACTCTATTACTCATCATGTCTTACGTGGGTGGTTTTGTGAATTCTTGGACTTTTACTGGTTGCTTATTGAATCGGTCCTTCTGTGGACCCAATAAGATCAATCACTTTTTCTGTGACTATTCACCACTTTTGGAGCTTTCCCAAGCCCAAGAAGATCTTGCTGAAATTCTTCCTCCCACCTTTGCTGGATTTGTAATTATGATCACTGTGTTCATTATCCTAATTTCTTATGCGTACATTCTCTTTTCTATCCTAAAAATAAACTCCACTGAGGGAAGATCCAAAGCTTTCTCAACTTGCACTTCCCACCTCACAGCAGTCACTCTGTACTATGGcaccattacattcatttatgtGATGCCTGAGTCTAGCTACTCAACAAATGAGAACAAAGTGGTGTCTGTTTTCTACACTGTAATGATCCCCATGTTGAACCCCCTGATCTATAGTCTAAGGAACAATGAAGTAAAAGGGGCCCTGAGAAAACTAATGAGTAGGAAAcgcttatttttatga